Part of the Pedobacter roseus genome is shown below.
TTATGGAACTTAAAACCTCATTTTTTAAATTAGACCGGTTGATCAAAATCTGGGAAAGCACAAATGAAAAATTTGTTAGGGATTATGAGAATGGCAGGATTGTGATTCCTTTAGGTGCGCGGCATAAAAAGGACGGAACGCCACCGGCAATATAAGAGTAAAAAAAAAAGATCGATTCGTGAAAATATATTTAGCTGTAAAAGACTTTGTTTAAATCCTCTGGCGCACGCGTTCCACGTGTGCACTTAAAGAAAAATAACCCGAAAAAAACGGCCGGTAAATTAATATCGGCCGTTCTAATTTTAAGCTTTAACAGTCAATTAACCGGTTTAAACAATTAACCAGTTAACCATTAAAAAAATCTATTTCTTCTCAGCGGTATATTTATCGCTGAATTTTTTATCCAATTGTTTGTGCAGGTTATCCAGGTTAATGTCTCTGCCCTGAATAAAAGCTTGTTCCACCTTATTGGTGCGCATGTCTAAAGCATCGCCAGCCGAAATAAAGAATGTAGCATCTTTACCTGTTTCTATACTTCCTGTGGTTTTATCAACGCCCATTGCTTTTGCAGCGTTTAAGGTAATGGTTGATAAAGCTTTTTCCTTATCTAATCCCCAGGCCGTAACTGTACCCGCCATAAAAGGAAGGTTGCGCTGTTGCCAGTAACCATCAATACTCAATACCACGTTTAAACCTGCATTGGCCAGTACGGTGGCATTTTTGTAAGGCATGTTTACATCATCATCATTATTGTTTGGTAAAGCATGAGGCTGTTTCACTACCAAAGTAATGTTGTTTTCTTTTAAGAAATCGATGATCAGGTAAGCTTCATCTGCGCCGGTGATTACGGGAGTGATGCCAAATTTCCTGGCGAAATTAACTGCTGCAACAATATCCTTCTGACTATCTGCAGCAATGAACAATTTCTCGTTACCAGAGAATACCTTTTTCATCGCTTCGAAACGGGTATTGATTACTTCGGGTTTGCCCATTTCCGAATAGGCTTTGGCTTCGGCAAAGAAAGAAGTTAACTGCGCAATAGCAGCCTGTGTTCTTTCGGCCAGTGCCTCTGGCGATGCCTGCGGACGGCCGAAGCCTCCAAAGCCGCCTCTGAAACGTGGGGTAACCGGCCAGGAAACATGCATGGCATCGTCGGTTTTAATTGCCGCATCTTCCCAGTTCCATGCATCGAGCTGAACCACGGATGAACTGCCCGAAACGGTGCCGCCCTGTGGCGTTGGCTGTGCCATTAATACGCCATTGCTACGTAAAGTTGCCGGAACTTTAGAATCGGTGTTGTAAGCTACGATGGAGCGGATGTGCGAATTAAAATCGCCAATTTCCTGAAAATCCAGGGTTGCTTTTACTGCTTCAATTTCTGTTAAACCCAGGTTGGTGGTTGCAGCAATAAACCCAGGATAAATGTGTTTCCCGGTGGCCACAATTCGAAGTACATCATCCTGTGGTACTTGTCCGTTGGCCGTAACCGAAATAATTTTTCCGTTGCCAAAAAGTATGGTGCCATTTTCAATGACTGTTCCATTCCCCACATGTACCGTAGCACCGGTGATGGCAATGGTTTTACTTTGTTTTTTAGCTGGCGAAATGTTTGCCTGCGCAAAACACATCAGGCTTGTTGCCGATAAAGCCAGACTTAATATATATCGTTTAGTGTGCATGTTCTTTCTCGGTTAATTCTGCTGAATAGTTTTCTAAAGTTTCGCAATTGTATAAACGTGGCGCATCACCCATCGGGCGTTGCATACGACCACCTTTGCTTTTGCTTTCTAACATTTTTTGGATTAAACGGGCTTTTTCTACCTGCTGCGCTTTGATAATTTTAGCATCTTTATCGATATCCCAATAAGCAATCCCATCTACAAATGTTTTCTCTGCCCTGGCATAAATAGAAAGCGGATTGGCCGTCCAGATCACCACATCGGCATCTTTACCCGCTTTTAAACTGCCTACTTTATCGTCAATATGCAGCATCCTGGCCGGATTAAGCGTTACGAATTTCAGGGCATCTTCTTCAGGAACGTTACCGTATAAAACCGATTTTCCTGCTTCCTGGTTTAAGTGACGGGCCATTTCGACATCATCAGAGTTGAAAGCAGTGGTAATGCCCACATTGTGCATAATTTTTCCGTTGTAAGGGATAGCCTCGGCAACTTCATTTTTATAAGCCCACCAATCTGAGAAGGTCGAACCTGCAATACCATGTGCTTTCATTTTATCGGCCACTTTATAACCTTCTAAAATGTGTGTAAAGGTGTTGATTTTAAAGCCTAAGCTATCGGCCACATGGATGAGCATGTTAATTTCGCTTTGCACATAAGAGTGGCAGGTAATGAAACGTTTATTGTTCAAAATTTCTACAATCGCATCCAGTTCAAGGTCTTTACGTACACTGTTTCCTTTTACCGATAATGCTTTTTGGTATTCTTTTGCGCGGGTAAACTCATCTACAAAAGTTTGCTCAACGCCCATACGCGTAACCGGGAAACGGGCACCTGTGCCAAAATTACTTTGTTTTACGTTTTCGCCCAGTGCGAACTTGATGAAACCATCGGCACCAACAAATTTTAGTTCTTCAGGCGATTTACCCCAACGTAATTTAATCAGTTGCGACTGGCCGCCGATCGGGTTTGCCGAACCGTGTAAAATATGCGAAGTAGTTACCCCACCAGCCAACTGGCGGTAAATGTTTACATCTTCAGAGTTGATAATATCCGCAACACGTACCTCAGCTGAAACTGATTGTGCACCTTCATTAATACCACCGGCGCCTGCAATGTGCGAGTGTTCATCAATAATACCGGCTGTTATGTGTTTGCCTGTAGCATCGATTACTTTTGCACCGCTGGCCGAAAGGTTTTTACCAACGGCTTTAATCTTTCCGTTTTCTAAAAGTACATCGGCATTTTGAAGGATACCATCTTTTTCGTTCGTCCAAACGGTACCGTTTTTAATCAGCACAGTTTCCTGTTTAGGCAATTCAGTATTTCCAAAAGCCGAGAAAGGATAAATTACAGGACCCATGGCCAAATTAGCTTTAGGCTCGTCTTTTTTAGGTGTTTCTTTTGCTGCTTCTTTATAAGTTGCGGTAAATTTACCTGTAGTGCCATCTGCCAATGCTGATTCGCCTTTAATCGTAACCGGATTTGCCGAAGTAATGTAACCGCTTAAACGAATATCGCCTTTAGGGTTTTTCTTTAAGTTAAAATTAATGCTGATCCAATCACCATTGCGGGTAAAAGTAGCGGTTGTTTTTACGCTATCTGCACCAGCTCTTTCAATCGCGGCTGTTGAGCCGCCACCAGAACCAGTGATTTTTAAGGTTAAAGCGCCAACGCCGTCGACATTAAGGTTATAAGTGCCACGTACATCGCTCACGTCCATTTTGTTTACCACAAAACGTTTGCCCTGTACCCAGTTTTCGAAAATGATGTTCCCGTTTTTGAACAGGTTATCAGATGATATTAGAAAGTTGGCTACTTTCCCTTTTTCTAATGAACCAACTTTATCGCCGATGCCCAAAAGCGAGGCAGGGATTTCGGTAACCGATTGTAAAGCCTGTTTTTCGGTTAAACCGTTTTCTATCGCGGTGCGGATATTCGCCCAGAAATCGCGACTGTTTTCCAGTCCGAATGCCGTTAATGCGAATTTAATCCCAGCTTTTTCCAAACTTGCCGGATTGGTTGGCGCCAGTTCCCAGCCTTTCATCTGCGATAAACTTACGTTTCTGGCTTCCGCAGGATCCTCCACATCGTAAGCTTTAGGGAAAGTTAAAGGAATAATCAAACTTGCGCCTGTAGCTTTAACTTCGTTGATGCGCTGATATTCATCACCTGTTGATTTAATGATGTATTTCTTGCCAAATTCTTTTCCGATTTTATCTGCACGAAGGATGTTCTGCCATCCATCTACTTCAAAAATCTGTGGCATGGCCTGTTGTTTGCCAAATTCATCCAGCGAGATATTGTATTCTTCTTTTTGTTTGCCATACCATTGTGCATCGTAATACGTTTGGCGTAATAAAGCAATCGACCCCATTAACGACGTAGGGTAGTCGTTTGACGAAGTTCCTTTATTGAACGAATAGTTTGCTGCGGTCTGGTCTTTTAAAATCACACTGTTATCAGCACCTTCGTTTAAGGTTACAGCTGCCGAAACACCACGTGCAATACCATCGCGACTGATCACGTTTACGCTTCCGAAACCTACTTTACGCAGTTCATCCGCTTTTTTACTGTCGGTAGAAAAAATATTTTTTACATAAGTTTCTGGTCTGATTGATTCGTTCCAGCCGTAAGCACCTTTTTTGGTAGATATAAATATTGATTGACGCTGACCACCGAAGCCACGTTGCTGTGCAGGTGCTTCAGTAAGGCCGTAACTGGTAAAAGCATCAATTAAGGAAGGATAAACAAATTTTCCTTTTAAATCGATCACCACATAACCTTTTGGTACAGCTAAACCGGCACCAACGCCCTGTATGGTTTGTCCTTTAATTAAAAGTGTAGCATTTGTGAGGGTTTGATTGGCATTAACTACTATTGTTGCGTTTGTGAAGGCAAACATTCCGGGTCTGGTATCAAAAGAGCCATTAACCGGGAAGGTAGTTTGCTGTGCAAACAAAAATGTAGTAGAAATTACCAGCCCAATGGCGAGTAAAATTTTCTTCATAATAAGTTTAGGGTTTAATTTGTTTAAAACTAATATAAATTAGCCTTCATTCTGTTGAATATCCTATTTTTTACAATTAATGTCTATTTTTGACTAAACATATTTGATAAAAATGTACAACATCTTAAAATCTGCGCACTCCGGATGGCGCTACATCGTATTAATTCTATTGGTTATTGCTGTAATCAATGCTTTATCTGGTTGGCTGGGTAATAAAACATACACCGAAGGTAATCGCAAGCTCAATGTATTTACGCTGATCAGCGCGCACATTCAATTGTTGATTGGCCTGGTATTGTATTTCCTGAGCCCCTTAACAAAATTGCCAATGAGCGATGCCATTGGTCGTTATTTCAAAGCTGAACATACCTCGATGATGATTATTGCCATCATTTTGATTACGGTGGGTAACGCCAAATCGAAAAAGGTAACAGAAGCTGTTGCAAAACACCGCACCATTGCTGTTTTCTTCGGACTGGCATTGATCCTGATTATTGCTGCCATTCTGTTAATGGTTAAAGATGTTCCCGGAAGATCGTTCTTTGGGGTTTCTTAACCGGATATTTCTACAATTAAAATATAAAATCCTGCTATAAGAGCGGGATTTTTTCGTTTTAATACACTCGCTTTTTACCACAAAGTACACAGAGGAAGGGCACCGAGTTGAGTGCATGGTTAAAAAAATAATCTGTGCAAATCTTCTTCAATCTGCGGGCCCACGTAGGGCAACATACAATATGTTCCCGCAGATTACGCTGATTTACGCAGAAGAAACCTGCCCTTATATTCCCTTACGTTCCTTATATGGTCAACAATAAACTTTTGCCTGCTTTGCGGTTAGAAAAGAGATCTTACCCTAAAAGATCCTTCGCCACGCTCACAGTATGACAAGGAATTGAGGCTCACGACTTCAGACTCACGACTCCGGACTAAACTTATTTTCATAAATATTTCGGTTTTTCAAAATTCTTTATATTTTTGTGGCTCATGATCAACAATATACATACATGGCTTTGGCAAAGTAATTCGAAAACGGATTGCGCTGGCTGCGTATGAAAAAAATATAGTTTATCAACCTAAACCTTATTAAAGAACCATTAAAGCCCGGCGTAGAACCACACGCCGGGCTTTTTATTGTTAAAAAAAATACGATAATGCAAACCACAGGACTTACACCTTATACCATTTTACCTTTATCATGTATAAAATAAATACCACTTACAAAAAAATGCTTGCCGATACCACTACGCCAGTGAGCATTTATTTACGCTTACGTGATGTGTACCCGAACAGCATCTTATTGGAAAGTTCAGATTACCACAGTAGAGAGAACTCCATGAGTTTTGTTTGTGCCGATCCTGTTGCCGGAATTATCTTAAAAGGATCAAGGTTGGAAACCTATTTTCCGGATGGAGCGGTAGAAATTACCGAAAGTAAAAACCTGATTGAGGAAATCGCTGATTTTAAGGATAAATTCAAAGAAACCGAATTGCCTGAAATCAAGTTTATCTCGAGCGGATTGTTCGGATACTTTACCTGGAACGCTGTACAGCATTTTGAGGATATCAAATTTACTTCCGAAACACCAGAAGGAGAGGAGATTCCGGAGATGCAGTACCATTTATACCGTTACATCATTGCAATCGATCATTTTAAAAACGAAATCACCCTTTTCAAAAACACTTTCGAAGGAGAAGAAGAAGGCGGACTGGAAAAAATGGAATACCTGATCCAGAATAAAAATTACCCTGAATATAAATTTCAAACCAGAGGACAGGAGTCGTCTAATTTGACTGATCAGGGCTTTATGGACCTGGTAACAAAATTACAAAAGCACATTTACCGTGGTGATGTTTTCCAGATTGTACCATCAAGAGCATTTAAACAGGCATTTTCGGGTGATGAATTTAACGTGTACCGTTGTTTGCGTTCCATCAATCCTTCGCCTTACCTGTTTTATTTCGATTACGGGAATTTTAAATTGTTCGGTTCCTCGCCTGAAGCACAGATTACCATCAAAAATAATTCGGCAAACATCTTCCCTATTGCCGGAACGTTTAAACGTAGCGGAAACGATATCGAGGATGCAGAACAGGCCCGTAAACTGGAACAGGATCCTAAAGAAAGTGCAGAACACGTCATGTTGGTCGACCTGGCCAGGAACGATCTAAGCAGGCACTGTAACCGGGTAGAGGTGAAATCGTTTAAAGAAGTACAATACTATTCGCACCTGATCCATCTGGTAAGCAAGGTTACCGGACACTTGCAGGAAAATGTAAGTGCTTTTAAAGTGGTTGCCGATACCTACCCGGCAGGTACTTTAAGTGGTGCGCCAAAATATAAAGCCATGCAGCTCATCGACGAAAACGAAAAATTGGGCAGGAATTTTTATGCTGGTGCCATCGGTTTTATGGGTTTTAACGAAGATTTTAATCATGCCATCATGATCAGGACCTTTATGAGCAAGAACAACGAACTGCATTATCGTGCCGGGGCGGGTATTGTGGCCGATTCAGTACCCGAAACAGAAATGCAGGAGGTGAACAACAAAATTGCCGCATTGCGCAAGGCAGTAGAAATGGCAGAGGGAATTTAGTTAAGATGTAAAATGGATGAGGTGAGATGGATGATGTAAATAAAGATATATAATGGAAGATATAAATAAAAAAACCGTCTTGGTTATCGACAACTACGATAGTTTTACATACAATTTGGTGCATTTAATTAACGAAGTTGGTTATGAAGCCGAAGTTTGGAGAAACGATAAGTTCGATTTGGCGGATGTAGATAAATACGATAAAATTTTGCTTTCGCCGGGACCTGGCATTCCTGAAGAAGCTGGCTTACTGCTGGACGTTATCAGAACTTATGCACCAACCAAAAGTATTTTTGGCGTATGTTTAGGGCAGCAGGCCATTGCCGAAGTTTTTGGTGGTACCTTGTTAAATCTGGGCAGACCGATGCACGGAATTGCCACGCCGGTAACGGTTGTAGATGGAGATGAACCATTGTTCTGGGAATGTCCCCAAACTATAAATGTTGGCCGTTACCACAGTTGGGTAGTGAGTAAAGAAAACTTTCCTTCGTGTTTAAAAATCACAGCAAGAGATCACAAGAGTGAGATTATGGCCTTAAGACACGAAACATTGGACGTGCGGGGTGTACAGTTCCACCCTGAAAGCGTACTTACTGAGTACGGCAAGCAGATGATGGAGAATTGGTTAACAGCATAGGGATTTAATATAAACCTCGCAGGTTTTTAAAACCTGCGAGGTTTGAACTTATTAGCATGAACATACTAGATAAAATCGTATTACGTAAAAAAGAAGAAATCGCGGCAGCGAAAGCACTCGTTTCTATACCCGATTTAGAGAATTCGGTCCATTTTAACAGAACGCCTTATGTTTTTAAAGAGTTCTTACTGGCCGATGATCGTACCGGTATTATTGCTGAATTTAAACGCCGGTCGCCATCAAAAGGTTTAATTAATGGTATTGCAGATGTTGCAGAAGTTACACAGGCCTACAATGCGGCTGGCGCATCTGCTCTTTCAGTTTTAACTGATGTTGATTTCTTTGGCGGAAAAACTGATGATATCCTTGCGGCTAGGGCGGCAAATAATATTCCGATCTTAAGAAAGGATTTCATGATTGATGAATACCAGATTTTGGAAGCAAAAGCCTGGGGAGCTGATATTATTCTATTGATTGCTTCGATATTAACCCCTCAGCAGATCAACGATTTCGGAAAATTTGCAAAAAATTTAGGCTTGAATGTGCTTTTAGAAGTGCATAACCTTGAAGAACTGGAAAGAAGCATCTCTCCGAACCTGGATGCCATTGGGGTAAACAATAGAAACCTGGGCGATTTTACGGTTGATATTCAAACTTCGTTTGATCTGGTAAATAAAATCCCTGATGAGTTTTTAAAGATTTCAGAAAGCGCGATCAGCAACCCGCAAACCATTAAGGATTTAAAAGCTGCAGGCTTTAATGGGTTTTTGATCGGCGAGAATTTTATGAAAACAGATAATCCGGGAACGGCTATTAAAGAATTTGTAGCGCAGATATAACTAGTATAAACCTCGCAGGTTTTTAAAACCTGCGAGGTTTATATTGCACTTTACCTTTAAACTAAGGACTTCAGTCTTCTGTTAAATAAACCTGATAAAGCGGAAAACCCACAGCGAGGTACGAGCGAGGATTTGAAGCGATAGCAGGACTTTCGTAGCCGAAGCACGCTGAACCCTGTTTTTCAAAAAAAATATTTAACCATCTAAGTCGCCTGAGAACATCTAAGCGTTTTGATGTGGTCGTATTGCCATAGAAGCGATGACAATCACTTTTCTCCAAAGGGAAATAAAAACTTTATTGCATCCGTATGGTTTGTTAATGGATTTACACATTGGCAAATTTCGTATCTTTGCATCAATTACATGGGAAAACAAAAAACATACGATACTGCCGTTGTGCAGGAACGGGCAATTTTAGTCGGAGTAGTTACTCCGGGCGAAAAAGAAGCCCAAACAAAAGAATATTTAGATGAGCTGGCCTTTTTGGTTGATACAGCTGGTGGAAGGGTGGAAAAGGTTTTTACACAGAAAATGTTAAAACCAGAGCGTGCTACATTTGTGGGTACAGGTAAGCTCGAAGAAATTAAAGCTTATGTAAAATCAGAAGAAATTGATGTGGTGGTTTTTGATGACGAGTTATCGCCATCGCAACTGCGCAATATCGACCGTGAGCTTGGTGTGAAGGTGCTGGATAGAAGTAATTTAATTCTCGATATTTTTGCCAACAGGGCCCAAACTGCACAGGCAAAAACACAGGTAGAACTGGCACAGTTGCAATACGTTTTACCACGCTTAACTGGTATGTGGACCCACTTGGAACGCCAAAAGGGTGGTATCGGGATGCGTGGTCCGGGGGAAACCCAGATTGAAAGTGACAGACGTATTATTTTAAATAAAATCTCGCTGTTAAAAGAACGTTTAAGAAATATCGACCGTCAGAATGAAACGCAGCGTAAAAACCGAGGTCAGCTGATTAGGGTAGCCCTGGTTGGTTATACTAACGTAGGTAAATCGACCATTATGAATATGCTTTCGAAATCGGAAGTATTTGCAGAGAACAAGTTGTTTGCAACATTGGATACGACTGTGCGCAAGGTAGTGATTGAAAATTTACCTTTCCTGCTTTCTGATACTGTTGGATTTATCCGCAAACTGCCTCACCATTTGGTAGAATGTTTTAAGTCTACTTTAGATGAGGTACGTGAGGCTGATTTGTTGATTCACGTGGTGGATGTTTCGCATCCCAACTTTGAAGATCAGATTAATACGGTTAACGAAACATTGAAAGATATTGGCGCGATTGATAAAGACATGATTTTGGTTTTTAATAAAATTGATGCTTATGTTTCGCCTGAGGTTGACGATGAAGAAGATGATGGCAAGCTCACTTTAGAAGACTTCAAAAAAAGCTGGATGAGCCACGATAAAGTGCCTGTGCTATTTATCTCGGCAACCGAAAAAGAAAACTTAGAAGAGTTTAAAACATTATTGTACGATAAGGTTAAAGCTGCACATGTGGCGAGGTACCCGTATGATAGTAACCTTTTGTATTAGTCTTTAGGAAAAAAAATCTGGTAGGTTAATAATCAATCACCAATTTTCAATGATCAAACCGTAGCGATGGGCTTAGCAATATGAGTAAATAAATAGCAAAAAATTGCCTTTTCGATTGTAATCTGGTTATTGAAACTTGGTTATCGTGATTTATCATTGCTAATTGAACATTATGATTTGGTCATTGTAGCATGGCTATTGTGATTTTTTAATAATCGCATTAAATATCAACATCAATTGATTGGCTTCACTTACAAGAAGTGATTTTGAAGGTTCCAGGTCTTTTTTATCTTCGATATCGATTAAATTGAGCCAAAGTTTAGTTTCCTTTGCTTCTTTTCGGCAAACTTTTATGCGATAAATAAAGTCAGCTTTGCTTAATGATTCGTTGGCTTCGATATAGTTTGCGGATACGGACCCGGAAGATCGGACAACCTGCTTAATGTCTTGAATATTAATAACATTATGGGTAACCTTCTTACAATACGACCTGACAGATTGAGCGAATAGGAAAGTTCTTTCTTCAAGATTAAAATTTGTTCCGTTGCTCATTAATTAAATATAAGTATTTTTACAAAAAACCTGAGGACGGTTAACTGTCCGAAGTTTTTACATTTTTAACATATATTATCTGTACCATTTGTTTTTTCGTGCCGATTATGGTCTGATAATTGACTAATGGTTATTGATAATTTTAGAACCTTATCAATCTAATTTTATCGGCTTGTACAGTCTGATAATTGATTATTGGTAATTGATAATTATAACATTATGGAAAGTAAACGTCAGCAGAAATTTGCAGGAGTATTACAAGAGGAGTTAGCACAGGTTTTTCAGCGTGAAGGTGCTGCATTTTTGCCCAACACATTGGTAACCATTACCCGCGTTAGGGTTTCACCAGATTTAGCCGTAGCTAAGGTTTACCTGAGCTTTTTTAATACCAATAATACCACGCTTTCTATCAATACCGTTAATGCGCATGCAGGTGAGATCAGGTATAAACTGGGCAGCCGTATCCGTCACCAGGTAAGGGTAGTACCAGAGCTTACTTTCTTTGTAGATGATACTAATGAGTATGTAGAGCGTATGGACCATCTTTTTGATAAGATAGCCAAAGAACCAAGGCAAAAAGACGAAGACAGCGAATAATTTTTTGTGAGGAAGCTAAGGGAACCTGTTAATTTCTTTACACATTTTATCCCGGCATTAATAGCAATTCCGGCTGGGTGTCTGTTGCTTCAGAAGTGCAATACCCCGATAGAATTTACCGCTGCCTGGATTTACAGTATCGGTACTTTTATTCTTTTTGGGGTAAGTGCCATATATCATGGTTACCCGGCTACCGATTATGGTGTACGTTTTTGGCAAAAATTCGATCATTGCTGCATTTATTTGATGATTGCAGGTTCTTACACACCAACAGCCTTATTGGTTTTTGATGGCTGGTTGCGTTGGAGCCTGTTCGCTATTGTATGGATTATTGCCATCGTAGGCTGCC
Proteins encoded:
- a CDS encoding amidohydrolase family protein, with the translated sequence MHTKRYILSLALSATSLMCFAQANISPAKKQSKTIAITGATVHVGNGTVIENGTILFGNGKIISVTANGQVPQDDVLRIVATGKHIYPGFIAATTNLGLTEIEAVKATLDFQEIGDFNSHIRSIVAYNTDSKVPATLRSNGVLMAQPTPQGGTVSGSSSVVQLDAWNWEDAAIKTDDAMHVSWPVTPRFRGGFGGFGRPQASPEALAERTQAAIAQLTSFFAEAKAYSEMGKPEVINTRFEAMKKVFSGNEKLFIAADSQKDIVAAVNFARKFGITPVITGADEAYLIIDFLKENNITLVVKQPHALPNNNDDDVNMPYKNATVLANAGLNVVLSIDGYWQQRNLPFMAGTVTAWGLDKEKALSTITLNAAKAMGVDKTTGSIETGKDATFFISAGDALDMRTNKVEQAFIQGRDINLDNLHKQLDKKFSDKYTAEKK
- a CDS encoding amidohydrolase family protein, translated to MKKILLAIGLVISTTFLFAQQTTFPVNGSFDTRPGMFAFTNATIVVNANQTLTNATLLIKGQTIQGVGAGLAVPKGYVVIDLKGKFVYPSLIDAFTSYGLTEAPAQQRGFGGQRQSIFISTKKGAYGWNESIRPETYVKNIFSTDSKKADELRKVGFGSVNVISRDGIARGVSAAVTLNEGADNSVILKDQTAANYSFNKGTSSNDYPTSLMGSIALLRQTYYDAQWYGKQKEEYNISLDEFGKQQAMPQIFEVDGWQNILRADKIGKEFGKKYIIKSTGDEYQRINEVKATGASLIIPLTFPKAYDVEDPAEARNVSLSQMKGWELAPTNPASLEKAGIKFALTAFGLENSRDFWANIRTAIENGLTEKQALQSVTEIPASLLGIGDKVGSLEKGKVANFLISSDNLFKNGNIIFENWVQGKRFVVNKMDVSDVRGTYNLNVDGVGALTLKITGSGGGSTAAIERAGADSVKTTATFTRNGDWISINFNLKKNPKGDIRLSGYITSANPVTIKGESALADGTTGKFTATYKEAAKETPKKDEPKANLAMGPVIYPFSAFGNTELPKQETVLIKNGTVWTNEKDGILQNADVLLENGKIKAVGKNLSASGAKVIDATGKHITAGIIDEHSHIAGAGGINEGAQSVSAEVRVADIINSEDVNIYRQLAGGVTTSHILHGSANPIGGQSQLIKLRWGKSPEELKFVGADGFIKFALGENVKQSNFGTGARFPVTRMGVEQTFVDEFTRAKEYQKALSVKGNSVRKDLELDAIVEILNNKRFITCHSYVQSEINMLIHVADSLGFKINTFTHILEGYKVADKMKAHGIAGSTFSDWWAYKNEVAEAIPYNGKIMHNVGITTAFNSDDVEMARHLNQEAGKSVLYGNVPEEDALKFVTLNPARMLHIDDKVGSLKAGKDADVVIWTANPLSIYARAEKTFVDGIAYWDIDKDAKIIKAQQVEKARLIQKMLESKSKGGRMQRPMGDAPRLYNCETLENYSAELTEKEHAH
- a CDS encoding cytochrome B, translated to MYNILKSAHSGWRYIVLILLVIAVINALSGWLGNKTYTEGNRKLNVFTLISAHIQLLIGLVLYFLSPLTKLPMSDAIGRYFKAEHTSMMIIAIILITVGNAKSKKVTEAVAKHRTIAVFFGLALILIIAAILLMVKDVPGRSFFGVS
- a CDS encoding anthranilate synthase component I family protein translates to MYKINTTYKKMLADTTTPVSIYLRLRDVYPNSILLESSDYHSRENSMSFVCADPVAGIILKGSRLETYFPDGAVEITESKNLIEEIADFKDKFKETELPEIKFISSGLFGYFTWNAVQHFEDIKFTSETPEGEEIPEMQYHLYRYIIAIDHFKNEITLFKNTFEGEEEGGLEKMEYLIQNKNYPEYKFQTRGQESSNLTDQGFMDLVTKLQKHIYRGDVFQIVPSRAFKQAFSGDEFNVYRCLRSINPSPYLFYFDYGNFKLFGSSPEAQITIKNNSANIFPIAGTFKRSGNDIEDAEQARKLEQDPKESAEHVMLVDLARNDLSRHCNRVEVKSFKEVQYYSHLIHLVSKVTGHLQENVSAFKVVADTYPAGTLSGAPKYKAMQLIDENEKLGRNFYAGAIGFMGFNEDFNHAIMIRTFMSKNNELHYRAGAGIVADSVPETEMQEVNNKIAALRKAVEMAEGI
- a CDS encoding anthranilate synthase component II, which codes for MEDINKKTVLVIDNYDSFTYNLVHLINEVGYEAEVWRNDKFDLADVDKYDKILLSPGPGIPEEAGLLLDVIRTYAPTKSIFGVCLGQQAIAEVFGGTLLNLGRPMHGIATPVTVVDGDEPLFWECPQTINVGRYHSWVVSKENFPSCLKITARDHKSEIMALRHETLDVRGVQFHPESVLTEYGKQMMENWLTA
- the trpC gene encoding indole-3-glycerol phosphate synthase TrpC; translation: MNILDKIVLRKKEEIAAAKALVSIPDLENSVHFNRTPYVFKEFLLADDRTGIIAEFKRRSPSKGLINGIADVAEVTQAYNAAGASALSVLTDVDFFGGKTDDILAARAANNIPILRKDFMIDEYQILEAKAWGADIILLIASILTPQQINDFGKFAKNLGLNVLLEVHNLEELERSISPNLDAIGVNNRNLGDFTVDIQTSFDLVNKIPDEFLKISESAISNPQTIKDLKAAGFNGFLIGENFMKTDNPGTAIKEFVAQI
- the hflX gene encoding GTPase HflX → MGKQKTYDTAVVQERAILVGVVTPGEKEAQTKEYLDELAFLVDTAGGRVEKVFTQKMLKPERATFVGTGKLEEIKAYVKSEEIDVVVFDDELSPSQLRNIDRELGVKVLDRSNLILDIFANRAQTAQAKTQVELAQLQYVLPRLTGMWTHLERQKGGIGMRGPGETQIESDRRIILNKISLLKERLRNIDRQNETQRKNRGQLIRVALVGYTNVGKSTIMNMLSKSEVFAENKLFATLDTTVRKVVIENLPFLLSDTVGFIRKLPHHLVECFKSTLDEVREADLLIHVVDVSHPNFEDQINTVNETLKDIGAIDKDMILVFNKIDAYVSPEVDDEEDDGKLTLEDFKKSWMSHDKVPVLFISATEKENLEEFKTLLYDKVKAAHVARYPYDSNLLY
- a CDS encoding four helix bundle protein, whose translation is MSNGTNFNLEERTFLFAQSVRSYCKKVTHNVINIQDIKQVVRSSGSVSANYIEANESLSKADFIYRIKVCRKEAKETKLWLNLIDIEDKKDLEPSKSLLVSEANQLMLIFNAIIKKSQ
- the rbfA gene encoding 30S ribosome-binding factor RbfA; the protein is MESKRQQKFAGVLQEELAQVFQREGAAFLPNTLVTITRVRVSPDLAVAKVYLSFFNTNNTTLSINTVNAHAGEIRYKLGSRIRHQVRVVPELTFFVDDTNEYVERMDHLFDKIAKEPRQKDEDSE
- the trhA gene encoding PAQR family membrane homeostasis protein TrhA codes for the protein MRKLREPVNFFTHFIPALIAIPAGCLLLQKCNTPIEFTAAWIYSIGTFILFGVSAIYHGYPATDYGVRFWQKFDHCCIYLMIAGSYTPTALLVFDGWLRWSLFAIVWIIAIVGCLLKIFNRLKSTAISLSIYILMGCLIVPLLQKMLGTLPIGAIFWLLLGGVFYIGGTYYYAKDKQMFRWMHSHELWHLFVIGGALSHYIYNFVYIFK